One stretch of Heptranchias perlo isolate sHepPer1 chromosome 29, sHepPer1.hap1, whole genome shotgun sequence DNA includes these proteins:
- the LOC137299809 gene encoding uncharacterized protein, producing the protein MEKDQCTEICHEKIDERKNELKEREKEKDKDRDREKERRRNKHKESRKAERREGREKEERRANGEEVRIDKKEDETKRKDHEGHIMDQGNAVVIVQTPLNCHEDNLITKEEKPGKTIKSVSTHNTRGATADLESKGRSRDDKYSGGQTQPRDERDSKGGGEKILERTEKVSLSSMHPETRHGVSENHRPVSVERESWGDPYISPSSRRPKYSYRANMDKGEEEVNKHHHEKHYCPSSESLTEPSCRIAHIIHSNISNPEPKVSPSKHRSSDKPPRPESKDPSRKRAENRLSPNVHLYMSELVPHPFETKTQTPNSPADSRAAVEHGKRKSRRTSKDENANGGSTQVVRATDEDTLNGRDDRLGKTVKLSTESPRDTAFDTESKGRSRDDKYPGGQTHSRGERDSKGGGEKILEWSEKVSLSSTHPEMRYGVSENHRPFSVERESWGDPYISPSSQRPKYSYRANMDKGEEIRYGPDKYSGSHCTPAEPNLRACQKMEYTVISNITSPEVKRKHIKHKSVAKEHLNTELAVKGLHNTQPAAQAKSDATAGQVLSGPTDSPLAPEYPVRKTRKSSREKSSATINALETWNSPESLSTVAKETDGYGQGCLTTGGLKSLEGWGRGFTSETQFEAKHEDWFPESKDGLPSAEKKETYQGPRALNSRRPRYSYGTNVDMEDDSIHLLNKNVSRVSVEPVLRITNKSEYMVSSTSTSPETNRKLIKYSNSLEEQPPTLSNFINKAKQLEIATTMQPISAYGSPTMPCPLSSANVTKDNQQAAYNGQDCGGSAFMYKNSVIGGHLELSSTNSQDRPHGEYQRGGYCKPYLLDLPDGDTDRDRRETATGDIKLMASHSSTSLRQRAVSSLGMTLTDGTLCVDIPRPIVSASRKNLIGTIPYNTEIVSNKLRSKPGHFKHQYQECQKRSLQTRKRYQEEVNAALMIQAAWKGYQTRTEIRKQAEAAVIIQAAYRGYQIRKFLTEGISEDEIDELNDMQDVDWRDYDHPEIFLEEISHSDYSESDAESTDDWMESPVSMIMGSPGSYGPEGHVKEDSAIEVCGPNPLLQYESVYQSQSCNWGGI; encoded by the exons ATGGAGAAAGATCAATGCACAGAAATATGTCACGAGAAAATAGATGAGAGAAAGAATGAACTTAAGGaacgagagaaagaaaaagataaagacagagacagagaaaaggaAAGACGGAGAAATAAACATAAAGAGAGCAGGAAAGCAGAAAGAAGGGAGGGCCGGGAAAAAGAAGAGAGGCGGGCAAATGGAGAAGAAGTCAGAATAGATAAGAAGGAAGATGAAACAAAAAGGAAAGACCATGAAG GTCATATAATGGATCAAGGTAATGCTGTTGTCATCGTTCAGACACCATTGAACTGTCACGAGGACAACCTGATCACTAAGGAAGAGAAACCAGGTAAAACCATCAAATCAGTCTCGACACATAACACACGAGGAGCAACAGCAGACTTGGAGTCAAAGGGAAGGTCACGAGATGATAAATATTCCGGAGGTCAAACCCAGCCAAGGGATGAAAGGGACAGCAAGGGAGGCGGAGAGAAGATTCTAGAACGGACGGAGAAGGTTTCTCTCTCCAGCATGCACCCAGAGACGAGGCATGGTGTCTCAGAAAATCACAGACCTGTCTCGGTGGAAAGGGAAAGTTGGGGGGACCCCTACATCAGTCCATCGTCACGGCGCCCAAAGTACAGCTACAGGGccaacatggacaaaggagaagAGGAGGTCAACAAACATCACCATGAGAAGCATTACTGTCCCTCCTCAGAGTCCCTCACAGAACCCAGCTGTAGAATTGCCCACATCATACATTCAAATATCAGCAACCCTGAACCAAAGGTCAGCCCAAGTAAGCACCGGAGCTCAGACAAACCTCCGAGGCCAGAATCCAAAGATCCGAGCAGGAAGCGGGCAGAGAACAGACTGAGTCCCAATGTCCATCTTTATATGTCTGAGTTAGTGCCTCACCCCTTCGAAACCAAGACCCAGACGCCAAATTCACCAGCAGACAGTCGGGCTGCAGTTGAGCACGGTAAAAGGAAGTCCAGAAGGACCTCAAAAGACGAAAATGCGAATGGCGGCAGCACCCAGGTGGTACGCGCGACTGACGAGGATACTTTGAATGGTAGGGACGACagactgggcaaaactgtgaaGCTCAGCACCGAGTCTCCCAGAGATACAGCATTCGACACGGAATCAAAGGGAAGGTCACGAGATGACAAATATCCCGGAGGTCAGACCCATTCAAGGGGTGAAAGAGACAGCAAGGGAGGCGGGGagaagattctagaatggtcggaGAAAGTTTCTCTCTCCAGCACACACCCAGAGATGAGATATGGGGTCTCGGAAAATCACAGGCCTTTCTCGGTGGAAAGGGAAAGTTGGGGGGACCCCTACATCAGTCCGTCGTCACAGCGCCCAAAATACAGCTACAGGGccaacatggacaaaggagaagAGATCAGATATGGTCCTGATAAATATTCAGGCTCCCACTGCACGCCTGCAGAACCCAACCTGCGAGCTTGTCAGAAGATGGAGTACACTGTGATATCAAACATCACAAGCCCTGAGGTCAAGAGGAAACACATAAAGCACAAGAGTGTGGCAAAGGAACATCTGAACACTGAACTGGCAGTGAAGGGCCTGCACAACACCCAACCAGCAGCACAAGCTAAGTCTGATGCTACAGCAGGGCAGGTACTGAGTGGACCCACAGACAGCCCTCTGGCACCTGAATATCCTGTAAGAAAAACGCGAAAAAGTTCAAGGGAAAAAAGCAGTGCCACGATCAATGCTCTGGAGACTTGGAACAGTCCGGAATCACTCAGCACCGTGGCCAAGGAAACAGATGGATATGGTCAAGGGTGTCTCACAACGGGCGGCCTTAAGAGTCTAGAaggatgggggagagggttcaCCTCCGAAACCCAGTTTGAGGCAAAACATGAGGATTGGTTTCCCGAGAGCAAAGATGGGTTACCTTCCGCTGAGAAAAAGGAAACCTATCAAGGACCTAGAGCACTGAATTCACGGCGGCCAAGGTACAGTTACGGTACAAATGTAGACATGGAAGATGACAGCATTCATCTGTTGAACAAAAATGTATCTCGGGTGTCTGTTGAACCTGTGCTCAGAATTACCAATAAGTCAGAATATATGGTGTCCTCGACATCAACCAGCCCCGAGACCAACAGGAAGCTGATCAAATACAGCAACTCATTGGAGGAGCAGCCACCCACCCTTTCCAACTTCATCAACAAAGCCAAACAACTTGAAATCGCAACGACAATGCAGCCAATCTCAGCGTACGGGTCACCTACAATGCCGTGTCCATTGAGTTCAGCCAATGTGACGAAAGACAATCAACAGGCCGCTTACAATGGTCAAGACTGTGGTGGTAGTGCCTTTATGTACAAGAATTCTGTCATCGGCGGTCATCTGGAATTAAGTTCCACCAACTCTCAAGATAGACCACATGGAGAATACCAGAGGGGCGGTTACTGTAAGCCGTACCTTCTTGACCTGCCTGATGGAGACACTGACCGAGATCGTAGGGAGACAGCTACAGGAGATATCAAACTGATGGCTTCTCATTCGTCTACTTCTCTCCGCCAGAGAGCGGTATCTTCACTGGGAATGACATTAACCGACGGGACTCTGTGTGTGGATATTCCTAGACCGATCGTGTCTGCATCAAGGAAGAATTTGATTGGAACAATCCCTTACAACACTGAGATAGTTTCGAACAAGCTGCGCTCCAAACCCGGTCACTTCAAACACCAATACCAGGAGTGTCAAAAAAGGTCACTGCAGACCAGGAAACGCTACCAGGAGGAAGTGAACGCAGCTCTGATGATCCAGGCAGCCTGGAAAGGATATCAGACCCGGACAGAGATCAGGAAACAGGCAGAAGCTGCAGTCATAATCCAAGCAGCCTATCGCGGCTACCAGATCAGAAAGTTTCTAACAGAGGGTATCAGTGAGGATGAAATAGATGAACTAAACGACATGCAAGATGTGGACTGGCGAGATTACGACCATCCAGAGATCTTTCTGGAAGAAATTTCACACAGTGACTACAGTGAGAGTGATGCAGAATCAACAGATGATTGGATGGAGTCGCCTGTCAGCATGATAATGGGCAGCCCAGGGAGCTATGGACCGGAGGGTCACGTCAAGGAAGACAGCGCTATTGAAGTCTGTGGGCCAAACCCCTTGCTGCAATATGAAAGTGTTTACCAGTCACAGAGCTGCAACTGGGGAGGGATTTAG